A part of Heliangelus exortis chromosome 3, bHelExo1.hap1, whole genome shotgun sequence genomic DNA contains:
- the TENT5A gene encoding terminal nucleotidyltransferase 5A yields MADDEKAGGSPGGSYAGGCESAHCNVLSWEQVQRLDRILRETIPIHGRGNFPTLAMQPRQIVKVVRSRLEEKGIGLRDVRLNGSAASHVLHQDSGLGYKDLDLIFCADLKGEAEFQTVKDVVLDCLLDFLPEGVNKEKITPLTLKEAYVQKMVKVCNDSDRWSLISLSNNSGKNVELKFVDSLRRQFEFSVDSFQIKLDSLLLFYECSENPMTETFHPTIIGESVYGDFQEAFDHLCNKIIATRNPEEIRGGGLLKYCNLLVRGFRAASESEIKSLQRYMCSRFFIDFSDIGEQQRKLESYLQNHFVGLEDRKYDYLMTLHGVVNESTVCLMGHERRQTLNLITMLAIRVLAEQNIIPNVANVTCYYQPAPYVADANFSNYYIAQVQTVFPCQQHTYSTWLPCN; encoded by the exons ATGGCAGACGATGAGAAGGCCGGCGGCAGCCCCGGCGGGAGTTACGCGGGCGGCTGCGAGAGTGCTCACTGCAatgtgctgagctgggagcaAGTGCAGCGGCTGGACCGCATCCTCAGAGAGACTATTCCCATCCACGGCCGCGGCAACTTCCCCACGCTGGCCATGCAGCCCCGCCAGATCGTCAAGGTGGTGCGGAGCCGGCTGGAAGAGAAGGGCATCGGCCTTCGGGACGTGCGGCTCAACGGCTCGGCCGCCAGCCATGTCCTGCACCAGGACAGCGGCCTGGGCTACAAGGACTTGGACCTCATCTTCTGCGCCGACCTCAAAGGGGAAGCCGAGTTTCAGACTGTGAAGGACGTGGTCTTGGACTGCCTCTTGGATTTCTTGCCCGAGGGGGTGAACAAGGAGAAGATCACGCCGCTCACCCTCAAG GAGGCTTATGTGCAGAAAATGGTAAAAGTATGCAATGATTCAGATCGATGGAGTCTCATCTCCCTGTCCAACAACAGTGGCAAAAACGTAGAGCTGAAATTCGTGGACTCTCTGAGACGGCAGTTTGAATTCAGTGTCGATTCCTTTCAAATCAAGCTGGactccctgctgcttttttatgaGTGCTCAGAGAATCCGATGACTGAAACTTTTCACCCGACTATCATTGGTGAGAGCGTCTATGGGGATTTCCAGGAAGCCTTTGATCACCTCTGCAACAAGATAATTGCCACCAGAAACCCAGAAGAAATCAGAGGAGGTGGTCTTCTGAAGTACTGCAACCTTTTGGTAAGGGGCTTTAGGGCTGCCTCTGAATCCGAGATAAAGTCCCTGCAGAGATATATGTGTTCGAGGTTTTTCATTGACTTCTCAGACATTGGAGAACAGCAGAGAAAGCTGGAGTCCTACTTGCAGAACCACTTTGTGGGATTAGAGGACCGCAAGTATGACTATCTCATGACCCTTCACGGTGTGGTGAATGAGAGCACAGTGTGTCTGATGGGACATGAGAGGAGACAGACTCTGAATCTGATCACCATGCTGGCCATCCGGGTCCTAGCTGAGCAAAATATCATCCCCAATGTGGCCAATGTCACCTGCTATTACCAACCAGCCCCATATGTAGCAGATGCCAACTTCAGCAATTACTATATTGCCCAGGTTCAGACGGTGTTTCCTTGCCAGCAGCACACATACTCTACTTGGCTGCCCTGTAATTAA